In the genome of Bacillota bacterium, the window TCGCGGACGAACCCGAGTTTCTCGTAGGCCTTGATGGCCCTGGAGTTGTCCTCGTGGACGAGGAGCTGGATCCGGTGGAAGTTCATCTCCTCGAAGACAAAGCGAAGAAGGGTGCGGAGGGCATCGGTCCCGTAGCCCCGACCCCAGTTGGCTTGGTCGAAGAGGGCGATGGTGACTTCGCCGTTACGGTTGCGGTGGTGGATGCGGTCAAGGGTCAAGAAGCCGATAACCCCGTCGTCCTTCCGGCAGATGGTCATGACCTTGGTTCGGTCGGCCCGACCGCTCTGCTCATGCCAGGCCTCGGCCTCGACCTCGGTGAACGGGAAGTGGGGACCGAGGTGGAACATGACCTGCTCGTCGTTGACCCCGCGGAGCACGGTCGGCAGGTCGGACTTGGCCAGCGGTCGCAGGTAGGTCTGGTGTCCATGAAGCATACCCGATTAGCTCACTCCTCGTGGCCTGAAAGACCTTTTCAGATGCAAGCCTGGACTCGCCTGCCGGACCAATCTGTCGTCCGCGGTCGGGCCATGGCCCGTCCACGGCCGGGGTGCGACCGGCTGCCCGCGCTTCTTACCGCCCGCCTAGGATGTCCCGCAGAGCGGGCTCAAGTTCCCGATACCGAAAGGCGAAGCCGGCCTGCAGGGCGCGTTCGGGCAGGGCCCGCTGGCCTCTCAGGAACAGGGCATCGGCCATCTCACCCAACACCAAGCCCAGGGCGGGCGCCGGGACGGGCAGCCAGCAGGGGCGCCCCAGAAGCCGGGCGATGGTACGACAGAAGTCGCCGTTG includes:
- a CDS encoding GNAT family protein — protein: MLHGHQTYLRPLAKSDLPTVLRGVNDEQVMFHLGPHFPFTEVEAEAWHEQSGRADRTKVMTICRKDDGVIGFLTLDRIHHRNRNGEVTIALFDQANWGRGYGTDALRTLLRFVFEEMNFHRIQLLVHEDNSRAIKAYEKLGFVREGLLRDENFRGGRYTDTLVMGVLAGEFAKAAGTLSPP